AAATAAATTACGATCACAATCAGCGCAAAGAAAGACCACATTAAAGCAGTCGTAAGCCACTTCGAATTGCGTTCAGTGCTTTGTCTGCTGCGACGCTTCTGAAGCACAGGTTCCATGGTTGTGTCTGGCACCGCTTCTGGCACATTCTGTTTGTGTTCGGCCAGAAGTTCATCTGCGTTAATCCCTACTGCTTCCGCATATGTTTTGATAAATGCCCGGACATAAAAACTCCCCGGTAAAACCTTATAGTCTCCCGCCTCGATGGCTTCCAAGTATCGTTTGCGAATCTTTGTTATTTCCTGAACGTCATCCAATGATAGGCCCATAGATAGACGAGCTTCTTTTAACTGTTGTCCCAAATCCGACACGACCATCACCTCCTGATATTATTTATACTCCCTCTTCTATCACACCAATTGACATTACACTGTCAATATAAGCCCCGTATCTAATCATTATTTTTAATCCTCTGGATATTGTGTAGCAAACGTATCTTTAACGATTTGTTCCTCCGGATTGTTACGCAATTCGATAATAATGTCAAAATCGTCATAACTATAATCTGTATGCTCTATAAATACATCCGGATGCTCAATCACCTTCGTTGAAGGCATCTCCATAATTTGTTTGATTAGCTGATTGTGCTTCTCATTTGATCGCATCGTGCTTATAATTCCATCTATAATAAATACGTGCTGTGAATTATTTTCTTCTTCAGAAAGCTGTGTTCGTATCGTCTGCCGCAGCAGTGTGGAAGATACGAACGTCCATCGCTTCATTGCACAGACGCTTCCAGCAATGATCGATTCCGTCTTGCCCACACGGGGCATTCCTTTGAGTCCAATCATTTGATGGCCATCCTTCTTAAGCACTTCACCTAGAAAGTCCACCAAAAGGCCTAACTCATCACGGCTGAATCGAAATGTCTTCAGATCATCTGAATCCCGCTCAATATAACGACCATGTCGAACCGCTAGCAAATCAACCAGTCGAGGGCTGCGGAGGGCGGTCACGGTTATACTGTCTACTTTAGCCAGCATTTTACCAATCTGCTCAATCTTCTCATCTTCATCGCTTTCCAGCAGCAATCCGCGCGTATCTCCTTCTACCCCGTTAATGGTCAAAATATTGACTTCCAGCATCCCGAGCATTGAAGCAATATCACCTAACAAGCCCGGGCGGTTCTTATGTATTCTATACTCCAAATACCACTGTCTTTGACCCATTAAACATACACCTTCTTATATTCCTTACAAACTACTCTTTTTCGACAAAATCGATCAAATGTCCTGCCTTTCGAACATAAATTGATACTTTTTCGCCGAAAGATATAAAACAATACGTGTCTAATAATAAAGAAAAAAATTTTGAAAGGCAAGTAGTTGTAAAAAATGGGAGAAAAGCCCCCAGATTTCGGGAGCTTTTCAGGCAAGTCTATGCGTTTTTCTTCGCCAATTTGACCATCAGACGAGCGATTGCCTTGCGCTCCGATTCATCCCCAACATCCCAGAGCTCTTTCAGAGCACGGTTGGAATCATTTTGCGGATCAACCTTGTCCTCCAGAAATCCCCCAATCTCATAAGCAAGATTGGCGATGGCGTCCTCGCTAAAGCCTGCCTTCTCCGCATGTTTTACACGCTCACCCAGGAACTTCTTCCATGTATCAAAATTTTTGAGTACTGTTGACAAATTAATTCCTCCTTGATGTCGGTAAATTATAATCAACAGTCGTAATATTCGTTATTCTCTGCTCATTTATTCACGAGACAGTGCAGCCTATTTCAGGTAACCCAGCCTCCGTTAGGACTAATGATCTGACCTGTAATATAGCTTGATTCCGGCAACGCCAGAAAATAAACCAGGGAAGATATCTCCTCCGGTGCAGCGAGTCTGCCAACCGGAATATCCTCCTCCAATTGTTTCAGCTCTTCGGCATCAAAACGGTCCATCATATCCGTCTTTACGGCACCCGGAGCGACTGCATTCACGGTTACACCGGAAGGAGCCACTTCCTTAGCCAAGGCTTTCGTAAAGGCGTTAACGCCACCTTTGGCTGCGGAATAGACGACCTCGCAGGAGCCACCAGAGATTCCCCAGACGGATGATACATTAATAATTCGCCCGAAACGCTGCGATATCATGTAAGGCATAAAGGCCTGGCTTAGCAGAAAGACACTTTTCAAATTGACATCCATAATCTCGTCCCATTCAGACTCCTCGACATCCGTCAGTAGTCCGTAATGGGAAATTCCCGCATTATTTACGAGGATATCTGGGTACAATCCGTAGCCCGCCAGCCTCTCCTTCATCCGTTCAATCTCAGTCTTACTGCGCAAATCTGCAGATATGGTATGTACCTTTGCTCCCATCTCCATACATTGTCTGGCTACTTCATTCGCTCTTTCATGCGAATTCAAATAGTGAATCACTACATTCATTCCTACCGCCGCGAACCGGAGCGCGATTTGCGCTCCTATTCCTCGGCTGGCTCCCGTAACGAGAACCGTCATATCCCCGATGTTCTTCTCGCTCCCATGCTGTATTGTCATATTACGGGCTCACCACTAGTGATACAGCTAATTGATTCCAGTCAATATGCTCACGCAGACGCCCATTCACATCATCCAGCGTCAATGATTCATAAATCGGCAGTACTTTGAACAAGTCCCCGCCCCGGAAGTTATATCTAGTAAATTCATGGGCGATATTCTCCGGATAGTTAAGCATCCGCAAGTAACCACCGATCTTCTTGTTCTTGGCCCGCTCAAAATCCTCTGCCCGGAATCCGCTTGACTTGACTGCCTCGATCTCGTTCTTGATGACTTCCAGTAATTGATCAGGATCTTTCGTATCCCCACCAATCGCCGAGAAACAGTAATTTGGATTACTGTTATATTCATAAGAGAAGCCGTCGGAAATCAAATCCATATCATACAGCTTCTGATAAAGCTTCGTACTCGATCCAAGCAGCAGATCCATTGCCAGCTTTGTCGTCAAATCCCGGCGTAACAGATCTTCTCCTGATCGTCCAAGTTGCGTCTCCTTGAAGCCGAATAGACATTTCGGTAGCGATACCGGCAGCTTGGAAACTTTACGAGCCTGGTGTACAACAGTTGGTTCCTGGTCAAACAAACGTTCAATCGCACCCTGAGGCTTGTAATCCTTGGCTGCCTGATTGTCCCGAACCATTTGGAAGACCGCTTCAGGATCCACCCCACCCACGACGAACAGCAGCATATTGCTTGGATGGTAGAAGGCATTATAACAAGTATATAACGTCTCCTTCGTAATCGTGGCGATCGATTCTACGGTTCCAGCAATATCAATGCGTACTGGATGAACCGCATACATCGCCTCGATTAAGCCGAAATAGACCCTCCAATCCGGATTATCGCCATACATACCGATTTCCTGGCCGATAATTCCTTTTTCCTTCTCCACATTCTGATCCGTAAAATAAGGATGCTGTACAAAGTTCACAAGCGTCTCCAGATTGGCCATGATGTTCTCGGTAGCTGAAAATAGATATACTGTCTGGTCAAAGCTTGTAAAGGCGTTAGCCGAAGCCCCCTGCATAGCAAATTTAGTGAAAATATCGCCTTCTGGCTCCTCGAACATTTTATGCTCAAGAAAATGGGCTATGCCGTCCGGCACAGATATTTCCGGCTCGCCTTCTACCTTGAAATGATTATCAATCGAACCGTACTTCGTGGAGAAAGTAGCGTAAGTCTTTTGGAATCCGGGCTTGGGAAGAACATAAACCTGCAAACCGTTGCTCATCGTCTCGTGATATAAGGTCTCCTGTAATCGATCATAAGTGATAGCTTCCACAGGTTATCCCTCCTTCTGCCCTGTCAAAAAGTATATCGTGTCAAGGCGAACCGTATTGGCTGCTTCAACAACATCAGCGGGCTGTACCTGTTCTACCTCGCTTAACAATTGCTCCACCGGACGGTCCTTGCCAGATAGTATCCGGTTGAAATCATAGGCGATCATTTCGAACGCTGAATCCTGCATTTCCAGCAGACTGTTGCGGATCATCGCCTTGGTTTGTGTCATTTCCATCTCGCTGATCTCGCCGACTTGTAGGCTAGCTAATTGAGCCTTGATAATATCTAACGCTTTTTCATAGTTAGCAATCTCAATGCCGGATTGAATTCCGATCATACCTTTGTGACCATCAAACCTCGAAGCAGCATAGTAAGCAAGACTTTCCTTCTCACGCACATTCACGAACAGCTTGGAATGCGGGTAGCTGCCGAGGATTCCATTATATAGCAATGCAGCAGCATATCGTTCATCCCCATATGTGATATCCGTGCGAAGTCCAAGATTAAGTTTACCCTGGTTCA
The window above is part of the Paenibacillus lutimineralis genome. Proteins encoded here:
- a CDS encoding DUF3388 domain-containing protein, with protein sequence MGQRQWYLEYRIHKNRPGLLGDIASMLGMLEVNILTINGVEGDTRGLLLESDEDEKIEQIGKMLAKVDSITVTALRSPRLVDLLAVRHGRYIERDSDDLKTFRFSRDELGLLVDFLGEVLKKDGHQMIGLKGMPRVGKTESIIAGSVCAMKRWTFVSSTLLRQTIRTQLSEEENNSQHVFIIDGIISTMRSNEKHNQLIKQIMEMPSTKVIEHPDVFIEHTDYSYDDFDIIIELRNNPEEQIVKDTFATQYPED
- a CDS encoding DUF3243 domain-containing protein, with product MSTVLKNFDTWKKFLGERVKHAEKAGFSEDAIANLAYEIGGFLEDKVDPQNDSNRALKELWDVGDESERKAIARLMVKLAKKNA
- the ymfI gene encoding elongation factor P 5-aminopentanone reductase, translated to MTIQHGSEKNIGDMTVLVTGASRGIGAQIALRFAAVGMNVVIHYLNSHERANEVARQCMEMGAKVHTISADLRSKTEIERMKERLAGYGLYPDILVNNAGISHYGLLTDVEESEWDEIMDVNLKSVFLLSQAFMPYMISQRFGRIINVSSVWGISGGSCEVVYSAAKGGVNAFTKALAKEVAPSGVTVNAVAPGAVKTDMMDRFDAEELKQLEEDIPVGRLAAPEEISSLVYFLALPESSYITGQIISPNGGWVT
- the yfmH gene encoding EF-P 5-aminopentanol modification-associated protein YfmH, producing the protein MEAITYDRLQETLYHETMSNGLQVYVLPKPGFQKTYATFSTKYGSIDNHFKVEGEPEISVPDGIAHFLEHKMFEEPEGDIFTKFAMQGASANAFTSFDQTVYLFSATENIMANLETLVNFVQHPYFTDQNVEKEKGIIGQEIGMYGDNPDWRVYFGLIEAMYAVHPVRIDIAGTVESIATITKETLYTCYNAFYHPSNMLLFVVGGVDPEAVFQMVRDNQAAKDYKPQGAIERLFDQEPTVVHQARKVSKLPVSLPKCLFGFKETQLGRSGEDLLRRDLTTKLAMDLLLGSSTKLYQKLYDMDLISDGFSYEYNSNPNYCFSAIGGDTKDPDQLLEVIKNEIEAVKSSGFRAEDFERAKNKKIGGYLRMLNYPENIAHEFTRYNFRGGDLFKVLPIYESLTLDDVNGRLREHIDWNQLAVSLVVSP